Proteins encoded within one genomic window of Bacillus thuringiensis:
- a CDS encoding RNaseH domain-containing protein, with product MEKLRLLTFENIVEPLLNESVSFIYFPIEWLDIVEIHYKTFLLTSKLKRLNERLYDMFSDILFIQHNPYVLNENTPWIVSKEPIRKEQLDYIFQSWYEVIHDWKPNKLIESPKYEWHYDLISNLTVLHDKEVYSKWVPALISHIFCERPVQLENINEEDIYFSPLRSQNICEAMSEPIKDEKTQDYFAYVYRFEYITRGGENIPLLNVSIGIRRFYQEYNHPDIPLLVRRKRGMVLISTPEFALNNKKLRFVKLKVQQATNGIKWIKIFRNLKDDFRIGGEVELEHILQYPKSYMLGTNIRVLLPYNERIYKVQGTKIQPGIKVKEREDLFIGFQQKFSYFTILPECKRIATNDENELFPLIAPKGLETITLEIWSEKISMEVEQALFESEIVIAQIGESSYVLNADSPVLLKIVRYNIEKVLQNPYKMQYCQKYKINLVEDVMKAVYATAGERNDATLALIAMKNCDGREKIDPKQIVREGFARTNRISAFINLFIGQSVSRNTIINCVISLLEQKGFLKRSWNKINLPCTYVNLSIERISKFDFLPIISQIKEKEISYKLYGSTEWQTIDRLLLNINKHNTFLPQPSKRNDMGIQFKQFVSETLTEILQYAKEQNGQVYFIIDANVRKHWIKELQNKKIDIDTFPEIVPDVLKVPNLNIIRINTSFDVPKYGAIECDDVLDSTGLYIDQKGMYYSTGEYSFNGSEALQRYILEILPLGVKAVERNYIAKMVHYMCCNSSMLLEKNIHMPYSMHMAKVIKSYMTDIDAREFKEFDDELDVDIMKIEKKDSIILL from the coding sequence ATGGAAAAATTACGGTTATTAACATTTGAAAATATAGTAGAACCTCTTTTAAACGAAAGTGTATCATTTATATATTTTCCTATTGAATGGCTCGATATTGTAGAGATACATTATAAGACATTTTTATTAACGAGTAAGTTGAAACGATTGAATGAAAGATTATATGATATGTTTTCTGATATATTATTTATTCAGCATAATCCATATGTATTAAATGAAAATACACCATGGATTGTATCGAAAGAACCTATTAGAAAAGAACAACTCGATTATATTTTTCAAAGTTGGTATGAGGTTATTCATGATTGGAAACCTAATAAATTAATAGAATCGCCAAAATATGAATGGCATTACGATTTGATTTCTAATTTAACAGTACTACATGATAAAGAAGTATATTCTAAGTGGGTGCCCGCTTTAATTTCACATATTTTTTGTGAACGTCCCGTACAATTAGAAAATATAAATGAAGAAGATATATATTTTTCTCCTCTTAGATCACAAAATATTTGTGAGGCGATGTCTGAACCTATTAAAGATGAAAAAACACAAGATTATTTTGCCTATGTATATCGGTTCGAGTATATAACGCGCGGAGGAGAGAACATTCCATTATTAAATGTTTCAATAGGAATTCGGAGATTTTATCAAGAATATAACCATCCAGACATTCCTTTGCTAGTAAGACGAAAACGGGGCATGGTATTAATTTCTACTCCAGAATTTGCATTGAATAATAAAAAATTACGGTTTGTAAAACTAAAAGTACAACAAGCTACAAACGGTATAAAGTGGATTAAGATATTTAGAAATTTAAAAGATGATTTTCGTATAGGTGGAGAAGTTGAATTAGAGCATATTCTTCAATATCCGAAAAGTTATATGTTAGGGACAAATATTAGGGTGTTGCTTCCATACAATGAGAGAATATATAAAGTTCAAGGTACTAAAATACAACCTGGTATAAAAGTAAAAGAAAGAGAGGATCTATTTATAGGGTTCCAGCAAAAATTCTCTTATTTCACAATACTACCAGAATGTAAAAGAATAGCAACAAATGATGAAAATGAATTATTCCCTTTAATTGCACCAAAAGGATTAGAGACTATAACATTAGAAATATGGTCTGAAAAAATATCGATGGAAGTAGAACAAGCATTATTTGAAAGTGAAATTGTGATAGCGCAAATTGGTGAGTCATCATATGTATTAAATGCAGATTCTCCAGTATTGTTAAAAATAGTAAGGTATAATATTGAAAAAGTATTGCAAAACCCATATAAAATGCAATATTGCCAGAAATACAAAATAAACTTAGTAGAGGATGTTATGAAAGCGGTTTATGCTACTGCAGGTGAGCGTAATGATGCGACATTGGCATTAATTGCAATGAAAAATTGTGATGGGCGTGAAAAGATTGATCCAAAGCAAATCGTTAGAGAAGGCTTTGCACGAACAAACCGTATTTCGGCATTTATTAATTTATTTATAGGCCAAAGTGTATCTCGTAATACAATTATAAATTGCGTTATTAGTTTATTAGAACAAAAAGGATTTTTGAAACGTAGTTGGAATAAGATAAATTTACCTTGTACATATGTTAATTTATCAATTGAACGAATCTCGAAATTTGATTTCTTACCTATTATTTCACAAATAAAAGAAAAAGAAATTTCATATAAATTATATGGGAGTACAGAGTGGCAAACAATTGATCGTTTATTATTAAATATAAATAAGCATAATACCTTTTTACCGCAGCCTTCAAAAAGAAATGACATGGGAATTCAATTTAAACAATTTGTTTCTGAAACATTAACGGAAATTTTACAATATGCAAAAGAGCAAAATGGACAAGTATACTTCATTATAGATGCAAATGTAAGAAAACATTGGATAAAAGAATTGCAAAATAAAAAAATTGATATAGATACTTTCCCTGAAATTGTTCCGGATGTGTTAAAGGTTCCAAACTTAAATATTATAAGAATAAATACATCTTTTGATGTACCAAAATACGGTGCGATAGAATGTGATGATGTACTGGATAGTACGGGTTTATATATAGATCAAAAAGGAATGTATTATAGCACTGGTGAGTATTCGTTTAATGGTAGTGAAGCATTGCAGCGATACATACTTGAAATTTTACCGCTAGGTGTAAAAGCTGTAGAAAGGAATTATATTGCCAAAATGGTGCATTACATGTGCTGTAATTCAAGTATGCTTTTGGAAAAGAATATACACATGCCGTATTCCATGCATATGGCGAAAGTTATAAAAAGCTATATGACTGATATAGATGCAAGAGAGTTTAAAGAGTTTGATGATGAATTGGATGTAGATATAATGAAAATAGAAAAGAAAGATTCAATTATTCTTCTTTAA
- a CDS encoding DUF3959 family protein, with product MKKLDVLLMLLSGLFPVAGIIKQIPLEQSLYIGGLLFFTSFGSYFAKKIYSRICSWIAYAPFITLLLVIWHQDISISSIIANAKIAACVALIPCLFRFRTYGLTFGLVSLWAALLWDIKEVQSLVILERMSSLMTSNFKYIMLLVGGLILGGLLAMLIHRREKDVNKENINLFQQKKKRKKLSFKIPFPRLPKFKMKLFKFGGKVSKRKTPEKIREHNYEEPAPAATYETPEQIHQYKEGTAQGQTRMERRRNRYNA from the coding sequence GTGAAGAAATTAGATGTGCTATTAATGTTATTGAGCGGCCTCTTTCCAGTTGCAGGAATTATAAAGCAAATCCCACTAGAACAGTCTTTATATATTGGGGGCCTTTTATTTTTTACTAGTTTCGGTAGTTATTTTGCGAAAAAAATATATTCACGCATATGTAGCTGGATAGCGTATGCTCCATTTATAACACTACTGTTAGTCATTTGGCATCAAGATATTTCAATAAGTTCAATAATAGCGAACGCGAAAATTGCCGCATGTGTCGCTTTAATTCCGTGTCTATTCCGTTTTCGTACATATGGACTTACATTCGGTTTAGTCTCTTTATGGGCCGCTTTACTATGGGATATTAAAGAAGTACAGTCGTTAGTCATACTTGAACGTATGTCGAGTTTAATGACAAGCAATTTCAAATATATTATGCTTTTAGTTGGTGGACTTATATTAGGTGGATTACTTGCGATGTTAATTCACCGAAGAGAGAAAGATGTTAATAAAGAAAATATAAATCTATTTCAACAAAAAAAGAAGCGCAAAAAATTATCATTTAAGATTCCATTTCCAAGATTACCGAAATTTAAGATGAAATTATTTAAGTTTGGCGGAAAAGTATCAAAACGAAAAACACCAGAAAAAATACGTGAGCATAATTACGAAGAACCAGCTCCAGCTGCAACATATGAAACGCCAGAGCAAATACATCAATATAAAGAAGGTACTGCGCAAGGACAAACGAGGATGGAACGTCGTAGAAACAGGTATAATGCATAA
- a CDS encoding DUF3995 domain-containing protein produces the protein MLFITYIAVCILFLVSFLHVYWAFGGKWATNSVIPTKSGEKAFTPGLGMTLFIALLLSMAAMILLQQTNIVHFAFPNIIIQIGSWVCMFVFFIRVIGEFRYFGIFKREKDTHFARMDTVLFIPLCAFLSLSFLLAIVT, from the coding sequence ATGCTTTTTATTACATATATTGCCGTCTGCATATTATTCTTAGTTAGCTTTTTACATGTTTATTGGGCTTTTGGAGGTAAGTGGGCGACAAATAGTGTCATTCCAACAAAATCTGGAGAAAAGGCGTTTACACCAGGTTTAGGAATGACATTGTTCATTGCGTTATTATTAAGTATGGCAGCAATGATTTTATTGCAACAAACAAATATAGTTCATTTTGCATTTCCAAATATTATTATTCAAATAGGATCCTGGGTTTGTATGTTTGTTTTTTTCATAAGGGTAATTGGTGAGTTTCGTTATTTTGGTATTTTTAAACGCGAAAAAGATACGCATTTTGCTAGAATGGATACTGTTTTATTTATACCACTTTGTGCATTTCTATCTTTATCTTTCTTATTAGCAATTGTAACGTGA